A section of the Oreochromis aureus strain Israel breed Guangdong linkage group 22, ZZ_aureus, whole genome shotgun sequence genome encodes:
- the LOC116312132 gene encoding interferon-induced very large GTPase 1-like yields MSGNTEKPEKEEDSQNKSCQIETETLLDRLHLQGKFQQKLSPADLLQIGPPVKQHHVESEKDLARTFLHRLIMLDYRARYISVRSSCQIKESLKASSSDWDVFVSSSFDTHKKDKVSVHPMDVQMAVFHCSDSFLKQMMITKLSQCQYALPLLVPDPVTMEIECPLWTLREITKTWRENQIKDKSKIVTMKSVPVYKAETPLVSFFRLGSLSVSKSQLMNTLINNRHDTFFHRNCPGSTKSRYLMDGVAEIAWYCPAGKPNDAFNDCIAFCNLHGDALLIEKQRDILIEKSSINIFLVASLQSDEESRSLISSLFKSHKPLICLTVNQNHDPVKTKKGKYIMGLKDKSHSDVSEQLKMIIREVLSSLDGPILKPSFQLETMAELSGIRVDETDPACQRGKSAAIKIINLLTKDNMDVSKIKDEFLPCQGKLWHQWSKIHREMFHLRGNIEMEKSKKEEKLMNIRQKQCAASCSELMEFFTGSLSSLPPTDREYFLKWTQIFIDDLSTDGLSSILKSYDEKWSEVLVLKNKQDKSDLLLKTKTDLEDISKKLQSATFGLEHIFREMGQIYEAHKTTHRESRHTDWSEYPELAAQLMISGHPMELMDGDAGHVPLTWISSLLEEVIKKLGDKRVFVLSVLGLQSSGKSTMLNTMFGLQFAVSAGRCTKGAFMQLLKVSEEMKKDLKFDYVLVVDTEGLRALQVEGNNTLHHDNELATLVVGLGNLTLINIFGENPSDMQDILQIVVQAFMKMKEVKLCPSCVFVHQNVTDVAAAEKNMDGKRRLQEKLDQMAKLAAKEEVFNVGRFSDVIEFDVQKDVKYCAQLWEGSPPMAPPNPGYSESIQEVKNTILSKASRSAGITLSQFKTNIQDLWTALLTESFVFSFKNTLEIAVYRKLEEILAQWRGRFEIKMKEFHEQANRKLDGVIQLKKILDDIIIIIVIIIIIVIIIIIMILLLYIMHIQQKEGRKMKDQKSEFENKLLQKSKELAHKLKDKAKDEKELQRQFSSVWSSWVTELTADIKPVEDINLEQDQLTILQELGFEPALIDESKRSGRYKKISEVGDYSGYMKTSGNLLVDSYNKYKARGAFSHEEQEQIRSLIDQAEEESLGAIKNKPVAATGYTPTYLHEMANHVTEKVQKFLSERKYTLNKEFKVDLLLHVFYRAESWIQESHKKFKLNNDPITYLESKKTQFYTVFRSFCKENSSAVVLG; encoded by the exons ATGAGTGGAAACACAGAGAAG ccagagaaagaagaagacagcCAGAACAAGTCATGTCAAATAGAAACGGAGACACTGCTTGACAGACTTCATCTTCAAGGCAAATTTCAACAAAAGTTGTCACCAGCAGATTTGCTTCAAATAGGTCCACCTGTGAAACAGCACCATGTAGAATCTGAGAAAGATCTAGCCAGGACTTTTCTCCATAGGCTGATAATGTTGGACTACAGGGCCAGATATATTTCTGTAAGATCAAGCTGTCAGATCAAGGAGTCGCTTAAAGCCTCCTCCAGTGACTGGGATGTTTTTGTGAGCAGCAGTTTCGACACACATAAAAAAGACAAGGTTTCTGTGCATCCAATGGATGTTCAGATGGCAGTATTTCACTGCTCAGACAGCTTCCTGAAACAGATGATGATTACAAAGCTCTCTCAGTGTCAGTATGCCTTACCTTTGCTTGTTCCTGACCCAGTTACAATGGAGATTGAGTGTCCTCTGTGGACTTTgagagaaataacaaaaacctggagggaaaatcaaattAAAGATAAGTCTAAGATCGTCACCATGAAGAGTGTTCCAGTCTACAAAGCTGAAACACCCTTGGTGTCATTTTTCCGCCTGGGTTCTTTGTCAGTGTCTAAATCTCAGCTGATGAACACTTTGATCAACAACCGTCACGACACCTTCTTCCACAGAAACTGCCCAGGAAGCACCAAGTCTCGCTATTTGATGGATGGTGTGGCAGAGATTGCCTGGTACTGCCCTGCTGGAAAACCCAATGATGCCTTCAATGACTGCATTGCCTTTTGTAATCTCCATGGTGATGCTCTGTTGATTGAAAAACAGCGTGACATACTGATTGAAAAATCCTCCATCAATATTTTTCTTGTGGCATCTCTGCAAAGCGATGAAGAAAGTCGATCACTTATATCATCTCTTTTTAAATCTCATAAGCCTCTTATTTGTCTCACAGTTAATCAGAATCATGATCCTGTTAAGACAAAAAAGGGAAAGTATATAATGGGCCTCAAAGACAAAAGCCACTCAGATGTATCTGAACAGCTGAAAATGATCATTAGAGAAGTTTTGTCTTCTCTTGATGGTCCCATCTTGAAACCATCCTTCCAGCTTGAAACCATGGCTGAGCTCTCTGGAATCAGAGTGGATGAAACTGACCCAGCCTGTCAAAGAGGGAAATCTGCTgctattaaaataatcaatctGCTTACAAAGGATAACATGGATGTCTCAAAGATCAAAGATGAATTTCTCCCTTGTCAAGGCAAACTGTGGCATCAGTGGAgcaaaatacacagagaaatgtttcatctcaGAGGAAACATTGAAATGGAGAAaagtaaaaaggaagaaaaactgaTGAACATACGTCAGAAACAATGTGCTGCTTCCTGCAGTGAACTGATGGAGTTCTTCACTGGAAGTCTCTCATCATTGCCACCAACAGACAGAGAGTATTTCCTAAAATGGACTCAGATCTTCATAGATGACCTCTCCACTGATGGTCTTTCTTCAATTCTCAAAAGTTATGATGAAAAATGGTCTGAGGTCTTGGTTTTGAAGAACAAACAGGACAAATCAGATctgttattaaaaacaaaaactgatctTGAAGACATATCAAAAAAACTTCAGTCTGCAACTTTTGGTTTGGAGCACATCTTCAGAGAAATGGGACAGATCTATGAAGCCCATAAaacaacacacagagagagcagaCACACTGACTGGTCTGAATACCCTGAGCTGGCTGCACAGCTGATGATATCAGGACACCCGATGGAGCTGATGGATGGTGATGCAGGTCATGTGCCTTTAACATGGATCTCCAGTCTTTTAGAAGAAGTCATCAAGAAACTGGGAGACAAGAGAGTTTTTGTGTTGTCAGTTTTGGGCCTACAAAGCAGTGGAAAATCAACAATGCTGAATACCATGTTTGGGCTGCAGTTTGCAGTGAGTGCTGGCAGGTGCACCAAAGGTGCCTTCATGCAGCTGCTCAAAGTATcagaggagatgaagaaagacTTGAAGTTTGACTATGTTCTAGTGGTGGACACTGAAGGACTGCGTGCTCTTCAGGTAGAAGGTAACAACACTCTTCATCATGACAATGAACTGGCAACACTTGTTGTTGGTCTGGGAAACCTGACACTGATCAACATCTTTGGAGAGAATCCGTCTGATATGCAAGACATTTTGCAGATTGTTGTTCAGGCTTTCATGAAGATGAAGGAAGTGAAACTTTGTCCcagttgtgtgtttgttcacCAGAATGTCACAGATgttgcagcagcagagaaaaacaTGGATGGAAAGAGACGCCTGCAGGAAAAACTGGACCAGATGGCCAAACTAGCAGCCAAAGAGGAAGTTTTTAATGTGGGGCGCTTCAGTGATGTCATTGAATTTGATGTTCAGAAAGATGTGAAATACTGTGCCCAGCTGTGGGAGGGCAGTCCACCCATGGCTCCTCCAAATCCAGGTTACAGTGAGAGCATCCAGGAAGTGAAGAACACCATCCTCTCTAAAGCTTCAAGGTCTGCTGGGATCACTCTCTCACAGTTCAAAACAAACATCCAGGACCTGTGGACTGCACTGctgactgaaagttttgttttcagttttaaaaacacacttgaAATTGCAGTGTACAGAAAACTGGAAGAGATCTTGGCTCAGTGGAGAGGACGATTTGAAATCAAAATGAAAGAGTTTCATGAACAAGCGAACAGAAAACTGGATGGAGTCATCCAGCTGAAGAAAATACTGgatgatattattattattattgttattattatcattattgttattattattattattatgatattattattatatattatgcaTATCCAACAGAAGGAAGGTCGTAAAATGAAGGATCAGAAATCAGAGTTTGAGAACAAACTTCTGCAGAAGAGCAAAGAGCTCGCTCATAAACTGAAGGATAAGGCCAAAGATGAAAAAGAGCTTCAAAGACAGTTCAGCTCTGTTTGGAGCAGCTGGGTTACTGAATTAACAGCAGATATAAAACCTGTTGAAGACATCAATTTGGAACAAGATCAGTTAACGATCCTTCAAGAACTTGGTTTTGAGCCAGCTCtcatagatgaaagtaaaagaagTGGCAGATACAAGAAAATATCAGAGGTTGGTGATTATTCAGGTTATATGAAGACAAGTGGTAATCTGTTGGTTGACAGTTACAACAAATATAAAGCAAGAGGTGCTTTTTCCCATGAAGAACAAGAACAGATCAGATCGCTCATTGACCAAGCTGAAGAAGAGTCACTTGGTGCAATCAAAAACAAACCTGTAGCTGCAACAGGCTACACGCCAACATATTTGCATGAAATGGCCAATCATGTGACAGAAAAAgtgcagaaatttctgtcagaGAGGAAATACACTTTAAACAAGGAGTTTAAAGTTGATCTCTTGCTTCATGTGTTCTACAGGGCAGAAAGTTGGATTCAAGAGTCACACAAAAAATTTAAGCTGAACAATGATCCAATCACTTATTTAGAAAGcaagaaaacacagttttacacaGTTTTTAGAAGCTTTTGTAAAGAAAACTCATCTGCTGTTGTGCTTGGATAA
- the LOC116312133 gene encoding XK-related protein 8-like gives MEKSVQSLYRKRADAESVAKFLRQDLRILRFIETFSESAPQLALMLTIILHEGRLDPVTVLKAIGSTLSIASFLTTYDHSMRAFLPEKEKHHMISLVFYFIWNLVLISSRIAALALFASVLPCFIFAHFICSWLVLFFFAWRSKTNFMDDPRGEWLYRTTVGLIWYFNWFSVAKGMRIRSMLYHTYILIDICILCGLWCWKMSTDPPDFVTHPLTTAACVVAVYILGLLFKVIYFTFFHPNFDKDKLKGATIPEEQPEDEERSHSVPTRPLKATDNKRMRKLAENFFC, from the exons ATGGAGAAGTCTGTGCAAAGCTTATACAGAAAGCGCGCTGACGCTGAGAGTGTGGCCAAGTTTCTGAGACAGGATCTCCGCATTTTGCGCTTCATTGAGACGTTTTCAGAGAGCGCCCCGCAGCTTGCTCTCATGCTCACCATCATTCTGCACGAAGGCCGGTTGGATCCTGTTACAG TGTTGAAGGCCATCGGCTCGACTTTGTCCATCGCCTCCTTTTTGACCACCTACGATCACTCAATGCGCGCCTTCCTGCcagagaaggaaaaacaccACATGATCTCATTAGTTTTCTACTTCATCTGGAACTTGGTTCTCATCTCTTCTCGCATCGCTGCTCTCGCTCTTTTCGCCTCCGTGCTGCCCTGCTTCATCTTCGCCCACTTCATCTGCTCTTGGCTGGTTTTATTCTTCTTTGCTTGGCGATCCAAGACCAACTTCATGGATGACCCTCGTGGGGAATGGCTTTACAGAACCACTGTTGGCCTCATTTGGTATTTCAACTGGTTTAGTGTGGCCAAGGGGATGAGGATCAGGTCCATGCTCTATCACACGTATATCCTTATTGATATTTGCATCCTCTGTGGTTTGTGGTGCTGGAAGATGAGCACAGATCCTCCTGATTTTGTGACACACCCTTTAACCACGGCTGCCTGTGTTGTTGCAGTTTACATCCTTGGTCTGTtatttaaagttatttattttacgtTCTTCCATCCAAACTTTGATAAAGATAAGCTAAAAGGGGCCACCATCCCAGAGGAGCAACCTGAAGATGAAGAGCGATCTCATTCAGTTCCTACACGTCCCCTTAAGGCcactgacaataaaagaatgagGAAGCTGGCCGAGAACTTCTTCTGCTGA